Proteins encoded by one window of Bradyrhizobium sp. B097:
- a CDS encoding amino acid ABC transporter permease: protein MSFLDTLMRIYEGFGITAIVTVLGLLYAVPFALFAGTLQHFSTGASRWIVTAIIEFWRSSPVIVLLYAFYYSLPAFGIYLSGITVGAMVLGLNTGAYGSQSVRAALQALDRGQCEAGLALGMSRFDVLRLVELPQAIAVMIPTFVNEAIQLIKGTALVSLITLTDMTFRAKGLSELSYNPAQIYSALLVAYLIICYPVTIFGRHLHASHGKTRGRVDEL from the coding sequence ATGAGTTTCCTCGATACCCTGATGCGCATCTATGAAGGTTTTGGCATCACCGCGATCGTCACGGTCCTTGGTCTGCTCTACGCTGTACCCTTCGCGCTGTTTGCCGGCACGCTCCAGCATTTCTCGACGGGGGCGTCCCGCTGGATCGTCACCGCCATTATCGAGTTCTGGCGCAGCTCTCCGGTCATTGTCCTGCTCTATGCCTTCTACTATTCGCTGCCTGCCTTCGGCATCTATCTTTCCGGCATAACCGTCGGGGCAATGGTGCTCGGGCTGAACACCGGCGCCTATGGCAGCCAGTCCGTTCGGGCGGCATTGCAGGCCCTCGATCGCGGGCAGTGCGAGGCCGGGCTGGCGCTCGGCATGAGCCGCTTCGATGTGCTTCGGCTGGTCGAATTGCCCCAGGCAATAGCAGTGATGATCCCGACCTTCGTCAATGAGGCCATCCAGTTGATCAAGGGCACCGCGCTGGTTTCATTGATCACGCTGACCGACATGACCTTTCGTGCAAAGGGGCTGTCAGAGCTCAGTTACAATCCGGCCCAGATATACTCGGCCCTTCTGGTGGCCTACCTGATCATCTGCTATCCGGTCACCATCTTCGGGCGGCATCTGCACGCATCACACGGAAAGACCCGGGGGCGCGTCGATGAGCTTTGA